From Cellulosimicrobium sp. ES-005, one genomic window encodes:
- a CDS encoding PH domain-containing protein, whose translation MARGRPRSRILDRYVLSGERVVVATRHHWGMLLEPVVTTVAGAFLVAWLVVRAGPAVGDGVLFLWWLWLILAGRLVWKVFEWRNEWFVATDKRLLLLYGLITHKVAMMPLTKVTDMNYGRSPVGRVFGYGQFLLESAGQDQALRQIDWVSHPDATYRLLCDTLFTPGSRPGAGPSGPGTAQGGTQGAAPASIPPPGPRPPQPAEPAPVEPAPAWDGRSPAQTLPPVPAPPPADQHVVVVPGRATGESSGPTQPIPVAGPSEAAQGAAGRRDGWLGGEHPAEPHDDEPGWAVSGEHRATYVPVIHPRPTPTPIPKPYEPGPGRDGAP comes from the coding sequence GTGGCCCGCGGCCGTCCCCGGAGCCGGATCCTCGACCGCTACGTGCTCAGCGGCGAGCGGGTCGTGGTGGCCACGCGCCACCACTGGGGGATGCTGCTCGAGCCGGTCGTGACCACCGTCGCGGGCGCGTTCCTCGTCGCGTGGCTGGTCGTGCGCGCGGGGCCTGCCGTCGGCGACGGCGTGCTGTTCCTGTGGTGGCTGTGGCTGATCCTCGCCGGGCGCCTGGTGTGGAAGGTCTTCGAGTGGCGCAACGAGTGGTTCGTCGCCACCGACAAGCGCCTGCTCCTGCTGTACGGCCTCATCACGCACAAGGTCGCGATGATGCCGCTCACCAAGGTCACCGACATGAACTACGGACGCTCGCCCGTCGGGCGCGTCTTCGGCTACGGGCAGTTCCTCCTGGAATCCGCCGGGCAGGACCAGGCGCTGCGCCAGATCGACTGGGTCTCTCACCCTGACGCGACGTACCGCCTCCTGTGCGACACGCTCTTCACGCCCGGGAGCCGCCCCGGCGCGGGACCGAGCGGCCCCGGAACGGCACAGGGCGGCACCCAGGGAGCCGCCCCGGCGTCGATCCCGCCGCCAGGCCCGCGCCCTCCCCAGCCGGCCGAGCCGGCGCCCGTCGAGCCCGCCCCCGCGTGGGACGGCCGCAGCCCGGCCCAGACCCTGCCGCCCGTCCCCGCGCCCCCGCCCGCCGACCAGCACGTGGTCGTCGTCCCCGGGCGCGCGACCGGCGAGTCGAGCGGGCCGACGCAGCCCATCCCGGTCGCGGGGCCGTCGGAGGCGGCTCAGGGCGCCGCGGGACGCAGGGACGGGTGGCTCGGCGGCGAGCACCCCGCGGAGCCTCATGACGACGAGCCCGGCTGGGCGGTCTCCGGGGAGCACCGGGCGACCTACGTGCCGGTCATCCACCCGCGCCCCACGCCGACGCCGATCCCGAAGCCCTACGAGCCCGGCCCGGGTCGCGACGGCGCGCCCTGA
- a CDS encoding hemolysin family protein — MDSGTWANIGLVLLFILVGGVFAGTEIALVSLRESQVARLEKQSARGARVAAVARDPNRFLAAVQIGVTVAGFFSAAYGASTLAPDLAPSLESLGLSSGLADTVALVGLTLVIAYLSLVLGELVPKRIALQRSAGVALVVAPPLDRFATLMRPVIWLLSRSTDGVVRLLGGDPSARSEEMSEEELREIVLAHESLPEDERRILDDVFQAGDRSLAEAMTPRGEVAFLRADTTLADAAETVAAGPYSRYPVTGDDFDDVVGFLHVRDLLGRDCPDHPATDPVTGRALAVRDVVRPILALPATNTVLPAMSQMRREGVHIAVVVDEYGGTDGIVTLEDLVEELVGDIRDEYDPDEPSPAREHGTATSVDAGQTIEEFARRTGVELPDGPYETVAGYVVAQLGRLATVGDHVDVDDRRLTVTDVARRRIVRLDVTPLP, encoded by the coding sequence ATGGACTCCGGTACCTGGGCCAACATCGGCCTCGTGCTGCTCTTCATCCTCGTCGGCGGTGTGTTCGCCGGCACCGAGATCGCGCTCGTCTCGCTGCGCGAGAGCCAGGTCGCACGGCTCGAGAAGCAGTCCGCGCGCGGCGCGCGGGTCGCGGCCGTCGCGCGCGACCCCAACCGGTTCCTCGCCGCCGTGCAGATCGGCGTCACCGTCGCGGGGTTCTTCTCGGCCGCGTACGGCGCCTCGACGCTCGCCCCTGACCTCGCGCCGTCGCTCGAGAGCCTCGGGCTGTCGAGCGGGCTCGCGGACACGGTCGCGCTCGTCGGGCTGACGCTCGTCATCGCGTACCTCTCGCTCGTGCTCGGGGAGCTCGTGCCCAAGCGCATCGCGCTCCAGCGCTCGGCGGGGGTCGCGCTCGTCGTCGCGCCGCCGCTCGACCGGTTCGCGACCCTCATGCGGCCCGTCATCTGGCTGCTGTCGCGCTCGACCGACGGCGTCGTGCGCCTGCTCGGCGGCGACCCGTCGGCGCGCAGCGAGGAGATGAGCGAGGAGGAGCTGCGCGAGATCGTGCTCGCGCACGAGTCGCTGCCGGAGGACGAGCGCCGCATCCTCGACGACGTGTTCCAGGCGGGCGACCGGTCGCTCGCCGAGGCCATGACCCCGCGCGGCGAGGTCGCGTTCCTGCGCGCCGACACGACGCTCGCCGACGCCGCGGAGACCGTCGCGGCGGGCCCGTACTCGCGCTACCCCGTGACCGGGGACGACTTCGACGACGTCGTCGGGTTCCTCCACGTCCGCGACCTCCTCGGGCGCGACTGCCCCGACCACCCGGCCACCGACCCGGTGACGGGGCGCGCCCTCGCGGTGCGCGACGTCGTCCGCCCGATCCTCGCCCTGCCCGCGACGAACACCGTGCTCCCCGCGATGTCGCAGATGCGCCGCGAGGGCGTGCACATCGCCGTCGTCGTGGACGAGTACGGCGGGACCGACGGGATCGTCACGCTCGAGGACCTCGTCGAGGAGCTCGTGGGCGACATCCGCGACGAGTACGACCCCGACGAGCCCTCCCCGGCGCGCGAGCACGGCACCGCGACGAGCGTCGACGCCGGCCAGACGATCGAGGAGTTCGCGCGGCGCACCGGCGTCGAGCTGCCCGACGGTCCCTACGAGACGGTCGCCGGGTACGTCGTCGCGCAGCTCGGCCGGCTGGCGACGGTGGGCGACCACGTCGACGTCGACGACCGCCGTCTCACCGTGACCGACGTCGCCCGCCGCCGCATCGTCCGCCTCGACGTCACCCCGCTCCCCTGA
- a CDS encoding HAD family hydrolase produces the protein MTDPGAPATPATLEGVLFDVDDTLVDTRAAFAEAIAAASRVWLPHLPESRYDEVLALWRADPNGHYRAYTRGEVDFDAQRMARANELQATFGGELLDDAAYVDWKDLFWGTFEASWAGFEDARPVVDALVAAGVRVGSLTNARVELQTRKLAAAGLPDVPLLVGVDTLGFGKPDPRVFAEACRRLGTDPARTAYVGDELDVDARAARAAGLVGVWLDRPGTRRGGPHPEDPTSARASGVHVVHALVDLPATLGIAVHSRAEASTPR, from the coding sequence GTGACCGACCCCGGTGCCCCGGCGACGCCCGCGACGCTCGAGGGCGTCCTGTTCGACGTCGACGACACGCTCGTCGACACGCGCGCCGCGTTCGCGGAGGCGATCGCCGCGGCGTCGCGCGTGTGGCTCCCGCACCTGCCCGAGAGCCGGTACGACGAGGTCCTCGCGCTGTGGCGCGCCGACCCGAACGGGCACTACCGCGCGTACACGCGCGGCGAGGTCGACTTCGACGCGCAGCGCATGGCGCGGGCCAACGAGCTCCAGGCGACGTTCGGCGGCGAGCTGCTCGACGACGCCGCGTACGTGGACTGGAAGGACCTCTTCTGGGGCACGTTCGAGGCCTCGTGGGCAGGGTTCGAGGACGCGCGCCCGGTCGTGGACGCGCTCGTCGCGGCGGGGGTCCGCGTGGGGTCCCTGACGAACGCGCGCGTCGAGCTGCAGACCCGCAAGCTCGCCGCCGCGGGCCTGCCCGACGTCCCGCTGCTCGTCGGGGTGGACACGCTCGGGTTCGGCAAGCCCGACCCGCGCGTGTTCGCCGAGGCGTGCCGCCGGCTCGGGACCGACCCGGCCCGCACGGCGTACGTGGGCGACGAGCTCGACGTCGACGCGCGCGCCGCGCGGGCGGCCGGCCTCGTCGGGGTCTGGCTCGACCGACCCGGCACGCGCCGCGGCGGCCCGCACCCGGAGGACCCGACGTCGGCCCGCGCGTCGGGCGTGCACGTGGTCCACGCCCTGGTCGACCTGCCCGCGACCCTCGGCATCGCCGTCCACTCCCGCGCCGAGGCCTCCACGCCGAGGTAG
- a CDS encoding LLM class flavin-dependent oxidoreductase has product MSAATETGSEIKVGVVGSFGSAAQVLDMAVGAEESGWDGFFSWDGLSLLSMPVDTFDPWAVLAAAAVRTERIALGAMVFALPRRRPWEVVRQALTVDHLSGGRLVLPVGVGVLDDGGFSAVPGQPQSLRERAELLDDAIAYLDRAWSGEKFTFDGTHVHAGEMLFLPRPVERPVVGHHVPVWPVGVWDAERPPLRSLDRTLRADGIVLQLRGERGFDVPTHDDVSALVAWLTTRRAELGLDAGRPFDVVVQGELPSDRSAAADQLAGLADAGATWWVESRWNPETATPESLLDAIHQGPPRP; this is encoded by the coding sequence ATGAGCGCAGCGACGGAGACAGGGTCGGAGATCAAGGTCGGGGTGGTCGGGAGCTTCGGCTCCGCGGCCCAGGTGCTGGACATGGCGGTCGGCGCCGAGGAGTCCGGCTGGGACGGGTTCTTCTCGTGGGACGGGCTGAGCCTGCTGTCGATGCCCGTCGACACGTTCGACCCGTGGGCGGTGCTCGCCGCAGCGGCGGTCCGGACCGAGCGCATCGCGCTCGGGGCGATGGTCTTCGCCCTCCCGCGCCGCCGGCCGTGGGAGGTCGTGCGGCAGGCGCTCACCGTGGACCACCTGTCGGGCGGACGCCTGGTCCTGCCCGTCGGCGTGGGCGTACTCGACGACGGCGGCTTCTCCGCCGTCCCGGGCCAGCCCCAGTCCCTGCGTGAGCGCGCGGAGCTGCTCGACGACGCGATCGCGTACCTCGACCGCGCCTGGTCGGGCGAGAAGTTCACCTTCGACGGCACGCACGTGCACGCGGGCGAGATGCTGTTCCTCCCCCGACCCGTGGAGCGCCCGGTCGTCGGGCACCACGTGCCGGTGTGGCCCGTGGGCGTCTGGGACGCCGAGCGCCCGCCGCTGCGCTCGCTCGACCGCACGCTGCGCGCGGACGGGATCGTGCTGCAGCTCCGCGGCGAGCGCGGCTTCGACGTCCCCACGCACGACGACGTCTCCGCCCTGGTCGCCTGGCTCACCACGCGCCGTGCGGAGCTGGGCCTCGACGCGGGCCGCCCGTTCGACGTCGTCGTCCAGGGCGAGCTCCCGTCCGACCGTTCGGCAGCGGCGGACCAGCTCGCCGGCCTCGCCGACGCGGGCGCCACCTGGTGGGTCGAGTCCCGCTGGAACCCCGAGACCGCGACCCCGGAGTCCCTCCTCGACGCCATCCACCAGGGCCCACCCCGCCCCTGA
- a CDS encoding putative sulfate exporter family transporter has translation MAPPAPRTARTAPPPVATASASRRAAGSRALLPGLVLVAGATVLVLLGARLVPTISPLVVALVLGALVAPVLGRVGRTRRGGATVAATRPGVAWTSRVVLRTGVVLLGFQLSVPEVLALGWRGLVVVTTTLLVTFTGTLALGRALRVPRVTSLLVATGFSVCGAAAISAMQGVVAGPGRTPGQVREDDDGVAASLALVTVYGTLAIVALPWLASVVGLSDDQAGLWIGASVQEVAQVVTAAGTISDPALATATVAKLARVALLAPLVTVAGVVVARGARRAALARVGSTGALHGDASGTTAHATPPRVAPVPWFVVGFVAAVALRSLGVVPAPLLAVLATATTLAFVAAMFALGLGVDVPYLLRTGRRALVLGGLSALLVTTTALVGVLLLT, from the coding sequence ATGGCACCTCCCGCACCCCGCACGGCCCGCACCGCACCACCTCCCGTCGCGACGGCGAGCGCGTCCCGCCGCGCCGCGGGCTCCCGTGCGCTGCTGCCCGGGCTCGTGCTGGTGGCCGGGGCGACGGTCCTCGTGCTGCTCGGGGCGCGGCTCGTCCCGACGATCTCCCCGCTCGTCGTCGCGCTCGTGCTCGGCGCGCTCGTCGCACCGGTCCTGGGCCGGGTGGGCAGGACCCGGCGTGGCGGAGCCACCGTCGCGGCGACCCGGCCCGGGGTCGCGTGGACGTCCCGCGTCGTCCTGCGCACCGGCGTCGTGCTGCTCGGCTTCCAGCTCTCGGTCCCCGAGGTCCTCGCGCTGGGCTGGCGCGGCCTCGTGGTCGTCACGACGACCCTCCTCGTCACCTTCACGGGGACGCTCGCCCTCGGTCGCGCGCTGCGGGTTCCGCGCGTCACCTCGCTGCTCGTCGCGACCGGGTTCTCGGTGTGCGGGGCCGCGGCGATCTCGGCGATGCAGGGCGTCGTCGCCGGTCCGGGACGCACCCCCGGGCAGGTCCGCGAGGACGACGACGGCGTCGCCGCGTCCCTCGCGCTCGTCACCGTCTACGGCACGCTCGCGATCGTCGCGCTGCCCTGGCTGGCGTCGGTGGTGGGGCTGAGCGACGACCAGGCCGGGCTCTGGATCGGCGCGAGCGTGCAGGAGGTCGCGCAGGTCGTCACGGCCGCCGGGACCATCTCGGACCCCGCCCTCGCGACCGCCACGGTCGCCAAGCTCGCGCGCGTCGCCCTCCTCGCCCCGCTCGTCACCGTCGCGGGCGTCGTCGTGGCCCGCGGGGCCCGACGCGCGGCCCTCGCCCGGGTCGGCTCCACCGGCGCCCTCCACGGCGACGCCTCGGGGACGACGGCGCACGCGACCCCACCGCGGGTCGCGCCGGTGCCGTGGTTCGTCGTCGGGTTCGTGGCCGCGGTGGCGCTGCGCAGCCTGGGCGTCGTGCCGGCACCCCTGCTCGCCGTGCTCGCGACCGCGACGACGCTCGCGTTCGTCGCCGCGATGTTCGCGCTCGGCCTGGGCGTGGACGTCCCGTACCTGCTGCGCACGGGGCGGCGCGCGCTCGTCCTGGGCGGGCTGTCGGCGCTCCTCGTCACGACGACGGCCCTCGTCGGCGTCCTGCTCCTCACCTGA
- a CDS encoding IclR family transcriptional regulator, whose product MDNTSGVGVLDKAASVLGALESGPATLAQLVTATGLARPTAHRLAVALEHHRMVARDMQGRFVLGPRLNELATAAGEDRLLAAANPVLTALRDHTGESAQLYRRQGDHRICVAAAERPVGLRDSIPVGATLTMNAGSAAQILLAWEEPDRLHRGLREAVFTATILSGVRRRGWAQSVSERELGVASVSAPVRGPSGRVVAAVSISGPVERLSRQPGRLHSGSVVAAANRLTEVLRRAGE is encoded by the coding sequence ATGGACAATACTAGCGGAGTCGGAGTGCTGGACAAGGCGGCCTCCGTCCTGGGCGCCCTGGAGTCCGGACCAGCCACCCTCGCCCAGCTCGTCACGGCCACCGGCCTGGCTCGCCCGACCGCGCACCGCCTCGCGGTCGCGCTCGAGCACCACCGCATGGTGGCGCGCGACATGCAGGGCCGGTTCGTCCTCGGCCCGCGGCTCAACGAGCTCGCGACGGCCGCCGGCGAGGACCGCCTGCTCGCCGCCGCGAACCCCGTGCTCACCGCCCTGCGCGACCACACGGGCGAGAGCGCCCAGCTCTACCGCCGCCAGGGCGACCACCGCATCTGCGTCGCGGCCGCCGAGCGTCCGGTCGGCCTGCGCGACTCGATCCCGGTCGGCGCCACGCTCACGATGAACGCGGGCTCCGCGGCGCAGATCCTGCTCGCGTGGGAGGAGCCGGACCGCCTCCACCGCGGCCTGCGCGAGGCCGTCTTCACGGCCACGATCCTCTCGGGCGTCCGACGCCGCGGCTGGGCCCAGTCCGTCTCCGAGCGCGAGCTCGGCGTCGCCTCGGTCTCCGCTCCCGTGCGCGGGCCGTCCGGCCGCGTCGTCGCGGCGGTCTCCATCTCCGGTCCGGTCGAGCGCCTGAGCCGTCAGCCCGGCCGCCTGCACTCCGGCTCGGTCGTGGCCGCGGCGAACCGCCTCACCGAGGTGCTGCGTCGCGCGGGCGAGTAG
- the leuD gene encoding 3-isopropylmalate dehydratase small subunit has product MEKFTTHTGVGVPLRRSNVDTDQIIPAVYLKRVTRTGFEDALFAAWRGDPTFVLNQDAYRAGSVLVAGPDFGTGSSREHAVWALKDYGFRVVLASRFADIFRGNSGKQGLVAGIVAQEDIELLWKILETNPGTEVTVDLVNRTASAQDVTVPFQIDDYTRWRLMEGLDDIGLTLQHEDEISAFEATRASWRPKTLPAKTLPKVEIEAARPV; this is encoded by the coding sequence ATGGAGAAGTTCACGACCCACACCGGCGTCGGCGTCCCGCTGCGCCGCAGCAACGTCGACACCGACCAGATCATCCCCGCCGTCTACCTCAAGCGCGTGACGCGCACGGGGTTCGAGGACGCGCTGTTCGCCGCCTGGCGCGGTGACCCCACGTTCGTCCTCAACCAGGACGCCTACCGCGCGGGCTCCGTGCTCGTCGCCGGCCCCGACTTCGGTACCGGCTCCTCGCGCGAGCACGCCGTGTGGGCGCTCAAGGACTACGGCTTCCGCGTCGTGCTCGCGTCGCGCTTCGCCGACATCTTCCGCGGCAACTCCGGCAAGCAGGGCCTCGTCGCGGGCATCGTCGCGCAGGAGGACATCGAGCTCCTCTGGAAGATCCTCGAGACCAACCCCGGCACGGAGGTGACCGTGGACCTCGTCAACCGCACCGCGTCCGCGCAGGACGTCACCGTGCCGTTCCAGATCGACGACTACACGCGCTGGCGCCTCATGGAGGGTCTGGACGACATCGGCCTGACCCTCCAGCACGAGGACGAGATCTCCGCGTTCGAGGCGACGCGGGCGTCGTGGCGGCCCAAGACGCTGCCCGCGAAGACGCTGCCGAAGGTCGAGATCGAGGCTGCTCGGCCGGTCTGA
- a CDS encoding LysR family transcriptional regulator, giving the protein MAQTSRDRTSLSALELLVATDSHGSISAAARALGVAQPTASAGLRALERRLGLELLERTTRGSRLTETGRATAAWAREVIEASDRFETSVAALRDAPAARVRVAASLTVAEYLAPRWLARLALEGSGPGGGAPDVELVVRNSREVTDLVLDGAVELGFVESATLRRGLRSRTVAHDRLVVVVGPAHRWARRSALRVDELLTGGLVVRERGSGTRETLERGLAAVGERLPDHLPYLGSTAALKTAVQHGGAVAVLSSLAVADDVARGALVRVAVPGLELDRRLRMVWKDGTALSSAARRIAAAAAVSSG; this is encoded by the coding sequence ATGGCCCAGACCTCTCGCGACCGGACCTCGCTCTCCGCGCTCGAGCTGCTCGTCGCGACCGACTCGCACGGCTCGATCAGCGCTGCGGCGCGGGCGCTCGGGGTCGCCCAGCCGACGGCGTCGGCAGGCCTGCGCGCGCTGGAGCGCCGCCTCGGGCTCGAGCTCCTCGAGCGCACGACGCGCGGCTCGCGGCTCACGGAGACGGGCCGCGCGACCGCCGCGTGGGCGCGCGAGGTGATCGAGGCGTCGGACCGCTTCGAGACGTCGGTCGCGGCGCTGCGCGACGCCCCGGCCGCCCGGGTCCGCGTCGCGGCGAGCCTCACGGTCGCCGAGTACCTGGCTCCCCGCTGGCTCGCGCGCCTGGCGCTCGAGGGGTCCGGCCCCGGCGGGGGAGCGCCGGACGTCGAGCTCGTGGTGCGCAACTCGCGCGAGGTGACCGACCTCGTCCTCGACGGCGCCGTCGAGCTGGGCTTCGTCGAGAGCGCGACGCTGCGCCGCGGGTTGCGCAGCCGCACCGTCGCGCACGACCGGCTCGTCGTGGTCGTCGGGCCGGCGCACCGGTGGGCACGGCGGAGCGCGCTGCGGGTCGACGAGCTGCTCACGGGCGGCCTGGTCGTGCGCGAGCGCGGGTCGGGCACGCGCGAGACGCTCGAGCGCGGCCTCGCGGCGGTCGGCGAGCGCCTGCCCGACCACCTGCCCTACCTCGGCTCGACGGCGGCGCTGAAGACCGCCGTGCAGCACGGCGGTGCCGTCGCGGTCCTGTCGAGCCTCGCCGTCGCCGACGACGTCGCGCGCGGCGCACTGGTGCGGGTCGCCGTCCCGGGGCTCGAGCTCGACCGTCGCCTGCGCATGGTGTGGAAGGACGGCACCGCGCTCTCGTCCGCCGCGCGCCGCATCGCCGCCGCGGCGGCCGTCTCGTCGGGCTGA
- a CDS encoding class I SAM-dependent methyltransferase, whose protein sequence is MSTGDSPDPGSRADRAASFEQGAAQYASTRPSYPDEAVDWLLPDGARRVLDLAAGTGKLTERLVARGLDVVAVEPSDAMRARLTESVPDARALPGSAEAIPLPDASVDAVLVAQAWHWFSPAAQPEIARVLRPGGRLGIVWNVRDSAVDWVGRFTEIIHRGDTLERSYREPVLAEQLFTPPDHRTVPWADRVPTSSLRPLAASRSYLLTLPDARREELLGEIDELVATHPDLAGRDRVDLPYLAECWRADVLAAPGSA, encoded by the coding sequence ATGAGCACAGGAGACTCCCCCGATCCCGGCTCGCGTGCCGACCGCGCCGCGTCGTTCGAGCAGGGGGCCGCCCAGTACGCGTCCACGCGGCCCTCCTACCCGGACGAGGCGGTCGACTGGCTCCTGCCCGACGGCGCGCGGCGCGTCCTCGACCTCGCCGCGGGCACCGGGAAGCTCACCGAGCGGCTCGTCGCCCGCGGGCTGGACGTCGTCGCCGTCGAGCCCTCGGACGCGATGCGCGCGCGCCTCACGGAGTCCGTGCCGGACGCACGGGCGCTGCCCGGCTCGGCCGAGGCGATCCCGCTCCCCGACGCGAGCGTCGACGCCGTGCTCGTCGCGCAGGCCTGGCACTGGTTCTCCCCCGCCGCCCAGCCCGAGATCGCGCGCGTGCTGCGCCCCGGCGGGCGCCTCGGCATCGTGTGGAACGTGCGGGACAGCGCGGTCGACTGGGTCGGCCGGTTCACGGAGATCATCCACCGTGGCGACACCCTCGAGCGCAGCTACCGCGAGCCCGTCCTCGCCGAGCAGCTCTTCACCCCGCCCGACCACCGCACGGTGCCGTGGGCCGACCGCGTCCCGACGTCGTCGCTCCGCCCGCTCGCCGCGTCGCGCAGCTACCTGCTGACGCTCCCCGACGCGCGCCGCGAGGAGCTGCTCGGCGAGATCGACGAGCTCGTCGCGACCCACCCGGACCTCGCGGGGCGCGACCGGGTGGACCTCCCGTACCTCGCCGAGTGCTGGCGGGCCGACGTGCTCGCCGCCCCGGGCAGCGCGTGA
- the leuC gene encoding 3-isopropylmalate dehydratase large subunit yields the protein MAGTLAEKVWDAHLVRRGTDGSPDLLYIDLHLVHEVTSPQAFEGLRLAGRPVRRPDLTIATEDHNTPTLDIDLPIADLTSRTQIDTLRNNAREFGVRIHSLGDADQGIVHQVGPQLGLTMPGLTVVCGDSHTSTHGAFGALAFGIGTSEVEHVLATQTLPLAPFKTMAINVDGELPPGATSKDIILAIIAKIGTGGGQGYVLEYRGEAIRKLSMEARMTICNMSIEAGARAGMIAPDDTTFEYLKGRPHAPEGADWDAAVEYWRTLRSDDDAIFDTEVTLRASDLEPFVTWGTNPGQGLPISATVPVPEEIADENERVAAERAIEYMGLTPGQPLREIPVDTVFIGSCTNGRIEDLRSVAKVVQGKQKADGVRVLVVPASARVRLQAEAEGLDKIFLDFGAEWRNAGCSMCLGMNPDQLQPGERAASTSNRNFEGRQGKGGRTHLVSPLVAAATALRGTLSSLSDLDLPEGTDITSFDGTPLAPLDPRVLVQV from the coding sequence ATGGCCGGCACGCTGGCGGAGAAGGTCTGGGACGCGCACCTGGTGCGACGAGGCACCGACGGGTCGCCTGACCTCCTCTACATCGACCTCCACCTCGTGCACGAGGTCACCAGCCCCCAGGCGTTCGAGGGGCTGCGCCTCGCGGGCCGCCCGGTCCGCCGTCCCGACCTCACGATCGCGACCGAGGACCACAACACCCCGACGCTCGACATCGACCTGCCGATCGCGGACCTCACGAGCCGCACGCAGATCGACACGCTGCGCAACAACGCGCGCGAGTTCGGCGTCCGCATCCACTCGCTCGGCGACGCCGACCAGGGCATCGTGCACCAGGTCGGGCCGCAGCTCGGCCTCACCATGCCGGGTCTGACGGTCGTGTGCGGCGACTCGCACACCTCGACGCACGGCGCGTTCGGCGCGCTCGCCTTCGGCATCGGCACGTCCGAGGTCGAGCACGTGCTCGCCACGCAGACGCTCCCGCTCGCGCCCTTCAAGACGATGGCGATCAACGTCGACGGCGAGCTGCCGCCCGGCGCGACGAGCAAGGACATCATCCTCGCGATCATCGCCAAGATCGGCACCGGCGGCGGCCAGGGCTACGTCCTGGAGTACCGCGGCGAGGCCATCCGCAAGCTCTCCATGGAGGCGCGGATGACGATCTGCAACATGTCGATCGAGGCGGGCGCACGTGCCGGCATGATCGCCCCGGACGACACGACGTTCGAGTACCTCAAGGGCCGCCCGCACGCGCCCGAGGGTGCCGACTGGGACGCGGCCGTCGAGTACTGGCGCACGCTGCGCTCCGACGACGACGCCATCTTCGACACCGAGGTCACGCTCCGCGCGTCCGACCTGGAGCCCTTCGTCACCTGGGGCACCAACCCCGGCCAGGGCCTGCCCATCTCCGCGACCGTGCCCGTCCCCGAGGAGATCGCGGACGAGAACGAGCGCGTCGCCGCCGAGCGCGCGATCGAGTACATGGGCCTCACGCCCGGCCAGCCGCTGCGCGAGATCCCCGTCGACACCGTGTTCATCGGGTCGTGCACCAACGGCCGCATCGAGGACCTGCGCTCGGTCGCGAAGGTCGTCCAGGGCAAGCAGAAGGCCGACGGCGTGCGCGTCCTCGTCGTCCCGGCCTCCGCGCGCGTGCGCCTCCAGGCCGAGGCCGAGGGCCTCGACAAGATCTTCCTCGACTTCGGCGCGGAGTGGCGCAACGCCGGCTGCTCGATGTGCCTCGGCATGAACCCCGACCAGCTCCAGCCGGGCGAGCGCGCCGCCTCGACGTCGAACCGCAACTTCGAGGGGCGCCAGGGCAAGGGCGGCCGCACGCACCTCGTGTCGCCGCTCGTCGCCGCCGCCACCGCGCTGCGCGGGACGCTCTCCTCGCTGAGCGACCTCGACCTGCCCGAGGGCACCGACATCACGTCGTTCGACGGCACGCCGCTCGCGCCGCTCGACCCGCGCGTCCTCGTGCAGGTCTGA